A window from Aerococcus sp. Group 1 encodes these proteins:
- a CDS encoding IS3 family transposase (programmed frameshift), with protein MSKYSLEFKLNLVGDYIAKKGSYRTLANKAGIDPSILRRWVNNYYEFGVDGLKKRRTQQVYTVEFKLNAIELYESTEMSYRELANSLNMNNPSLIANWRRAYHERGLDGLSARKGRPPKVSKKKSQINQIKDSSETNQLSEAKIKELEQRITDLEIENKFLKGLRRRVAQKSQARKEEIVTEITRLHDEKYALKDILSVLKFPKSTYFYWKNKDEEIDKDADLKEEMKDIRETHKDYGYRRMRAELLSRGYKVSKNKVQRLMKIMGIQVTSYTRKTRKYNSYKGTIGEIAPNRINRRFDSTIPYQKITTDTTEFKYYYADDSGNYQTGKLYLDPYMDLFNREIISFKITHQPNGQSMLEGLQAAIEASKLCPYRRTFHSDQGWAYQMKSYTRLLKDHRIFQSMSRKGNCLDNSPMENFFSLLKQEVYYGRTYHSFEELAQAIEDFIIYYNGERIKEKLDFRSPIEFRLHHASFAA; from the exons ATGTCTAAATATTCATTAGAATTTAAACTGAATTTAGTAGGAGACTATATTGCGAAAAAAGGAAGTTATCGAACCTTAGCTAATAAAGCAGGAATAGATCCTTCTATTTTACGAAGGTGGGTTAATAACTATTATGAATTTGGTGTAGATGGTTTAAAGAAAAGGCGGACTCAACAGGTTTATACTGTTGAATTCAAATTAAATGCGATAGAATTGTATGAAAGTACGGAAATGAGTTATCGCGAATTGGCCAATTCATTAAACATGAATAATCCAAGTCTAATCGCTAATTGGCGAAGAGCTTATCATGAAAGAGGACTTGATGGCCTTTCCGCGAGGAAAGGAAGGCCACCTAAAGTGTCTAAAAAGAAATCACAAATCAATCAAATAAAGGATAGCAGCGAAACCAATCAGTTAAGTGAAGCAAAAATAAAGGAACTTGAACAACGGATTACGGATTTAGAAATTGAGAACAAATTTTTAAAAGGATTGAGGAGACGTGTGGCTCAAA AGAGTCAAGCGAGAAAAGAAGAAATAGTGACCGAAATCACACGTCTCCATGATGAAAAATATGCTTTAAAAGATATTCTTAGCGTTTTAAAGTTTCCTAAATCGACCTACTTTTATTGGAAAAATAAAGATGAGGAAATTGATAAGGATGCCGATTTAAAAGAGGAAATGAAAGACATCAGAGAAACCCATAAGGATTATGGTTATCGAAGAATGCGAGCTGAACTGCTTTCCCGTGGTTATAAGGTCAGTAAAAACAAAGTTCAACGCCTAATGAAAATTATGGGGATACAGGTCACTAGCTATACTAGAAAGACAAGAAAATATAATTCCTACAAAGGAACGATTGGAGAGATAGCGCCAAATCGTATCAACCGGCGGTTTGATTCGACCATTCCTTATCAAAAAATAACAACAGACACAACAGAATTTAAATACTACTATGCCGATGATTCTGGGAATTATCAAACTGGAAAACTCTATTTAGATCCTTACATGGATCTATTTAATCGAGAAATTATTTCTTTTAAGATAACACATCAGCCTAATGGACAAAGCATGTTGGAGGGGCTACAAGCTGCCATTGAAGCAAGTAAATTATGTCCATACAGAAGAACCTTTCATTCTGATCAGGGCTGGGCCTATCAAATGAAAAGTTACACCCGGCTCTTGAAGGATCACCGAATTTTTCAAAGTATGTCTCGTAAAGGAAATTGCTTAGATAATTCGCCAATGGAGAATTTCTTTAGTCTACTAAAACAAGAAGTCTACTATGGTCGGACTTATCATTCCTTTGAAGAATTAGCACAAGCGATTGAAGATTTTATAATCTATTACAATGGTGAAAGAATCAAAGAAAAATTAGATTTTAGGAGTCCTATAGAATTTCGTCTTCATCACGCTTCTTTCGCCGCTTAA
- the accA gene encoding carboxyltransferase subunit alpha yields the protein MTTSIKRNFLAKEILTEARSSDRPTAREIFTALADDHKFYELHGDRKYGDDGAICGGIGQINGQAVSFVGTQKGHDVEENITANFGSPHAEGYRKAVRLFKQAEKFNRPIITLINTAGAFCDIEAEDRGIGESIAKSIQTLASLKIPSIAILMGEGGSGGALALASTNQVWMLEDAMYSILSPEGFASILWRDASRRDEACEVMKMTAYDLLENEVIDKMIPVFEGEEHLSWQAIIQNIRLELEKQLSAWQAIDREVLVQERYDRFRKF from the coding sequence ATGACTACTAGTATTAAAAGAAATTTCTTAGCTAAGGAAATTTTAACTGAAGCACGTTCATCCGACCGTCCCACAGCACGGGAAATCTTTACTGCTTTAGCAGATGATCATAAATTTTATGAACTTCATGGTGACCGCAAATATGGCGATGATGGAGCTATATGCGGGGGGATTGGACAAATCAATGGTCAAGCGGTTAGCTTTGTTGGTACCCAAAAGGGTCACGATGTTGAGGAAAATATTACGGCTAATTTTGGTTCCCCCCATGCGGAAGGTTATCGTAAGGCCGTGCGTTTGTTTAAACAGGCTGAAAAGTTCAACCGACCCATTATTACTCTTATTAACACTGCAGGAGCCTTTTGTGATATTGAAGCTGAAGACCGGGGAATCGGTGAATCCATTGCCAAATCTATTCAAACTTTGGCAAGCCTTAAAATCCCAAGTATCGCTATCTTAATGGGAGAGGGCGGTTCTGGTGGGGCTCTCGCTTTAGCTTCAACCAATCAAGTCTGGATGTTAGAAGATGCTATGTATTCAATCCTTAGTCCAGAGGGATTTGCTTCCATACTCTGGCGTGATGCTAGCCGTCGTGATGAAGCCTGCGAAGTCATGAAAATGACTGCCTATGATTTATTGGAAAATGAAGTGATCGATAAGATGATTCCTGTCTTTGAAGGGGAAGAACATTTATCTTGGCAGGCCATTATTCAAAACATCCGCCTGGAATTAGAAAAACAATTAAGCGCATGGCAAGCTATTGACAGAGAGGTACTAGTTCAAGAACGTTATGATCGCTTTAGAAAATTTTAA
- a CDS encoding inositol monophosphatase family protein, translating into MNINQLDQEVKSWFPEIKALIQENTSYKTKEKRDFRDLATEIDIAVQELIEDHIEQLPGQHTIIGEETYGQTKVDPKASHLWIIDPIDGTANFVKQKENYATMVTYFSHGQAKLAYIYDIFRDELYSASLGDGVYCNGKRLEPVADLSLRDSLIGISPQHNIKRDYFYYIAENAFDIRNCGCSSLDGISVIKGQYGAFVNPGGGPWDYAPFILMAQEMGLHFSNFSNQMPDYTRPSNFIIASPACFNELEPLIQSYTDTGNYSI; encoded by the coding sequence ATGAATATTAACCAATTAGACCAAGAAGTAAAGTCTTGGTTTCCTGAAATCAAAGCCCTCATTCAAGAAAATACCAGCTACAAAACCAAAGAAAAACGTGATTTTCGTGACTTAGCCACTGAAATCGATATAGCCGTTCAAGAATTAATTGAAGATCATATTGAGCAATTACCTGGCCAGCATACCATTATCGGAGAAGAAACTTATGGCCAAACAAAGGTAGATCCAAAGGCTAGTCATCTATGGATTATTGACCCGATTGATGGCACAGCAAACTTTGTTAAGCAAAAAGAAAATTACGCCACGATGGTCACTTATTTTTCCCATGGACAGGCTAAATTAGCTTATATTTATGATATTTTTCGAGATGAATTATACTCTGCCAGTTTAGGGGACGGGGTATATTGTAATGGCAAGCGCTTAGAGCCAGTAGCTGACCTTAGTCTAAGAGACTCTCTTATTGGTATTTCTCCCCAACATAATATCAAACGCGACTATTTCTATTATATTGCTGAAAATGCCTTCGATATCCGCAATTGTGGCTGCTCTTCATTAGATGGAATCAGTGTGATCAAGGGTCAATATGGCGCCTTTGTCAACCCTGGTGGGGGACCCTGGGATTATGCGCCTTTCATTTTGATGGCTCAGGAGATGGGGCTTCATTTTTCAAATTTTTCTAATCAAATGCCTGATTACACTAGGCCCTCTAATTTTATCATCGCTAGTCCAGCTTGTTTTAATGAGCTTGAGCCCCTCATTCAGTCTTATACAGATACGGGCAACTATAGTATTTAA
- a CDS encoding FAD-dependent oxidoreductase, which yields MSNKFKAVVEGFHGPIQVEVGIDPKLGKIDSLDVDYSDQALVGGLGIEQMKKNILAKGSSSVDAITGASFSTRALRSAVEKAVALAQGKISTADALDPSIFAKVEDGIDATSSASQKSKSGPKNTSPVEPAIPYRDDLDPAETYDVIVVGAGGTGLAAACEASQAGLKVLICEKAGIAGGTTNYSGGVIQAAGTDQQKEFTEFTDDSPAKHYQLWLKAGEESLDPELVKDLAQGAPDNIKWLERLGIHWTSVYGHSHIPYIEEDLHADRIHVYEGGGAGGQGVVLTQHLLQAALAAGAEIKYNTTAVSLVHQGKKVVGLLAKSAGERQFYLANKGIVLATASIDHNPALARDLSLQHYHDLKYNTCLSTATNTGDGILLGQSVGAAIGGFGGCIDFCGKTGNATDNRVPTFPMIMVNGQGDRFVCEDATYAYHYRAIFQEEKKLFKPTYMIFNQGALGAPGSPWTEENIQADIESGLVISGDSLEDLAQKLEIPYENLLATIEEWNRFAQDGLDPLYGRKTGVQALDQAPYYAYQNSASNLGSLGGLRINTDGQVLDVFGQVIPGLYAAGLNAGEWIGPYYPGSGTAISGIIHQGRKAAQAMARA from the coding sequence ATGAGTAATAAATTTAAAGCGGTGGTGGAGGGCTTCCATGGCCCGATTCAAGTAGAAGTAGGCATTGATCCAAAGCTAGGAAAAATCGATTCGCTTGATGTAGATTATAGTGACCAGGCCCTGGTGGGAGGTCTAGGAATTGAACAAATGAAGAAAAATATCCTAGCCAAGGGATCGAGTAGTGTTGACGCCATAACTGGAGCTAGTTTTTCAACTCGGGCTTTGCGATCAGCGGTTGAAAAAGCGGTTGCACTCGCTCAAGGAAAAATATCAACAGCTGATGCCTTGGACCCTAGTATATTTGCTAAGGTTGAGGATGGAATAGATGCGACTTCGTCGGCTAGTCAAAAATCGAAATCCGGGCCTAAGAATACTTCCCCAGTGGAGCCAGCCATCCCATACCGTGATGACCTTGATCCAGCTGAAACTTATGATGTCATTGTGGTTGGGGCTGGAGGAACTGGGCTAGCGGCTGCTTGTGAAGCCAGTCAAGCGGGCCTCAAGGTCTTAATTTGTGAAAAAGCAGGCATTGCCGGCGGAACTACTAATTATTCAGGCGGTGTAATACAGGCTGCTGGTACTGACCAACAAAAAGAATTTACCGAATTTACTGATGACAGCCCAGCAAAACATTATCAGTTATGGTTAAAGGCAGGCGAAGAGAGTCTTGACCCTGAACTGGTTAAAGATTTGGCCCAAGGCGCTCCAGACAATATCAAATGGTTAGAGCGTTTAGGTATTCACTGGACCTCTGTTTATGGGCATAGCCATATCCCTTATATTGAAGAAGACCTCCATGCGGATCGGATCCATGTCTATGAAGGGGGCGGTGCCGGAGGCCAAGGGGTGGTCTTAACTCAACACCTCCTCCAAGCGGCCTTAGCAGCGGGAGCTGAAATTAAGTATAATACCACAGCAGTTTCTTTAGTTCATCAAGGGAAAAAAGTTGTCGGATTGCTGGCTAAATCGGCAGGAGAAAGACAGTTTTACCTGGCTAATAAGGGGATTGTCTTAGCAACGGCTTCCATTGACCATAATCCAGCCTTAGCCCGTGACTTAAGCCTCCAACACTATCATGATTTAAAATATAATACTTGTCTTTCAACAGCAACCAATACTGGGGACGGAATTCTCTTAGGCCAGTCTGTAGGGGCCGCTATTGGTGGATTTGGAGGATGTATTGATTTTTGTGGAAAAACTGGTAACGCAACGGATAACCGGGTCCCTACTTTTCCAATGATTATGGTTAATGGACAAGGCGATCGTTTTGTTTGTGAAGATGCAACTTATGCCTATCACTACCGGGCAATTTTCCAAGAAGAGAAAAAATTATTTAAGCCAACCTATATGATTTTTAACCAGGGAGCTTTAGGCGCTCCAGGAAGTCCTTGGACTGAAGAAAATATCCAGGCAGATATAGAATCCGGTCTGGTGATTAGTGGAGATAGTTTGGAAGACTTAGCCCAAAAGCTAGAGATTCCTTATGAGAATTTACTCGCTACGATTGAAGAGTGGAACCGTTTTGCTCAAGATGGCTTAGATCCCTTATATGGAAGAAAAACTGGCGTGCAAGCCCTTGATCAAGCGCCTTACTATGCATATCAAAATTCAGCAAGTAATCTGGGCTCGCTTGGGGGACTAAGGATTAATACCGATGGCCAAGTACTGGATGTTTTCGGCCAGGTGATACCCGGCTTATATGCAGCGGGGCTTAATGCCGGTGAGTGGATTGGTCCTTACTATCCTGGCTCTGGTACAGCAATTTCAGGGATCATTCACCAGGGGCGTAAAGCAGCCCAGGCCATGGCTAGGGCTTAG
- a CDS encoding mechanosensitive ion channel family protein encodes MHQFLDYLNSDQSDSDLFVKNVLISLGLILIGFLFMKALGWFLPRLFKRDSTAQAFIRVTRLILILLISFFILSIWFTRVELFGVMIIIVVGFAALASKDIIVDLVAYIYIYVRSPLRIGSAIDINGVSGEVVDFDFLQINLAEIGKLTEKRSYTGRYVSVPNRWIFDHAVYNYNHDSPFVVVDVMVPVDFKEDTEEVMKITARVAYEQYSKFMDKCDDESLEIFERKMESLGADKKPKIRIEVGNSAYKVFVEFFTSYDAIGQNKMLMQNALYQTFMNKGIEVPIIPVVKVEN; translated from the coding sequence ATGCATCAATTCTTAGATTACTTAAACAGTGACCAATCTGATTCCGATTTATTTGTCAAAAATGTTTTGATTTCTTTAGGACTTATTTTAATTGGGTTTTTATTTATGAAGGCCTTGGGTTGGTTCTTACCCCGCTTATTTAAACGAGACAGTACAGCGCAGGCCTTTATCCGGGTTACCCGTTTAATTTTGATCCTCTTAATTAGCTTTTTTATTTTAAGTATTTGGTTTACCCGAGTGGAATTATTCGGTGTAATGATAATTATCGTGGTTGGTTTTGCGGCTTTAGCGTCTAAAGACATTATCGTTGACTTGGTTGCTTATATTTATATCTATGTTCGCTCGCCCCTGAGAATAGGTAGTGCAATCGATATTAATGGCGTTTCCGGTGAAGTAGTCGATTTTGACTTTTTACAAATTAACTTGGCTGAGATTGGCAAGTTAACTGAAAAACGCTCCTATACCGGACGCTATGTTTCGGTACCTAACCGTTGGATATTTGACCACGCTGTATATAATTACAATCATGACAGTCCTTTTGTTGTGGTTGACGTCATGGTGCCGGTTGATTTCAAAGAAGATACTGAAGAAGTGATGAAGATTACCGCCCGGGTAGCTTATGAACAATACAGCAAATTTATGGATAAATGCGACGATGAATCCTTAGAAATCTTTGAACGAAAAATGGAAAGTTTAGGAGCTGATAAAAAGCCTAAGATTCGTATCGAGGTAGGAAATAGCGCCTATAAGGTTTTTGTTGAATTCTTTACTAGTTATGATGCTATTGGTCAAAATAAGATGTTGATGCAGAACGCTCTTTACCAAACCTTTATGAATAAAGGTATTGAGGTGCCAATTATTCCAGTGGTTAAGGTTGAAAATTAG
- a CDS encoding FMN-binding protein, giving the protein MKKIDVIIQKETPNVGGKALPILIERALENNSVDIDGVSGASGTTKAFKKAVGKALNRAQGIEEKEITYTPGTYAGEAKGFSAHIQVNVTVSKDKIEDIEVTQQYDTAEIGGRAMPIVIKRILEANSTEVDGVSGASLSSNGIKNAVNFALEVASGQREPLAKYKAGKYTSESDDMRVTMTFSKNAIEDLQYDLTSDKLMDQKPAIDKMRQQILDLQQFEFDSISGASQSSQQMRQNTMHILTDASDITYEDRLSESPIKDEMRVNFKNGSLTLEQINAILNAIGEELIFVGPDLRFQYFNEDAKTYTYSTSHLGELYTDCHPPQARGVSRKLTYELATRQRKSYSFWYVDGNGDKLFITYQALFDSQGKYIGLLGWTYNGQGILDTIDEPVRRGSFGDPNIPNKLLNETEEELEEYYATKVENDPGRDYTVRELKRLDRVAAMDGENLDSMSSPTVKKSGKDEEAKASPNEDTISSASLKADEVKAGKAEIEESQSKDKEKDDKQTDANSSPSTLY; this is encoded by the coding sequence TTGAAAAAAATTGATGTCATTATTCAAAAGGAAACGCCTAATGTCGGCGGCAAAGCACTTCCTATTCTTATCGAGCGTGCTCTAGAAAATAATTCTGTGGATATTGATGGGGTTTCCGGGGCTTCAGGAACAACTAAGGCCTTTAAGAAGGCGGTCGGTAAGGCCCTAAACCGGGCGCAAGGCATTGAAGAAAAAGAAATCACCTATACCCCAGGAACCTATGCCGGTGAAGCCAAGGGGTTCTCAGCCCACATTCAAGTCAATGTCACTGTTTCAAAAGATAAAATTGAAGACATTGAAGTTACCCAACAATATGACACGGCTGAAATTGGTGGGAGAGCCATGCCGATAGTCATTAAACGAATTCTTGAAGCGAATTCGACCGAAGTTGATGGCGTTTCCGGGGCTTCCCTCTCCTCAAACGGGATTAAAAATGCCGTTAACTTTGCCTTAGAGGTAGCTAGTGGTCAACGTGAACCTTTAGCTAAATACAAGGCCGGCAAGTATACTTCTGAAAGTGATGACATGCGTGTGACCATGACTTTCTCGAAAAACGCCATTGAGGACCTACAGTATGACTTAACTAGCGATAAATTGATGGATCAAAAACCTGCCATTGATAAAATGCGCCAACAAATTCTCGATCTACAACAGTTTGAATTTGACTCGATTTCAGGGGCTAGTCAATCTAGCCAACAAATGCGTCAAAATACCATGCATATCTTAACAGATGCTTCTGATATCACTTATGAAGACCGCCTATCAGAATCCCCTATCAAAGATGAGATGCGGGTTAACTTTAAAAATGGTAGTTTGACCCTCGAACAAATTAACGCTATTTTGAATGCCATTGGAGAAGAACTGATCTTTGTTGGACCAGACTTACGCTTCCAATACTTTAACGAAGATGCTAAGACATATACCTATTCAACTTCTCACCTAGGCGAACTTTATACAGACTGTCACCCACCACAAGCCCGTGGCGTTTCCAGAAAATTAACCTATGAATTAGCAACCCGACAAAGAAAAAGTTATTCATTCTGGTATGTCGACGGCAATGGTGATAAATTATTTATTACCTACCAGGCCTTGTTTGATAGTCAAGGAAAATACATTGGTTTATTAGGTTGGACCTATAATGGACAAGGTATCCTTGATACGATCGATGAACCTGTTCGTCGCGGCAGCTTTGGCGATCCAAATATTCCAAACAAATTATTAAATGAAACGGAAGAAGAATTAGAAGAGTACTATGCAACTAAGGTTGAAAATGACCCTGGCCGCGATTACACGGTAAGAGAATTAAAACGCTTAGATCGGGTGGCGGCTATGGACGGCGAAAATCTTGATAGCATGTCAAGCCCAACTGTCAAGAAGAGTGGCAAAGATGAGGAAGCCAAGGCAAGTCCTAACGAAGACACTATCTCTAGTGCCTCCTTAAAAGCAGATGAAGTCAAAGCTGGAAAAGCTGAAATTGAAGAAAGTCAAAGCAAAGATAAAGAAAAGGACGATAAGCAAACAGACGCTAATTCCTCACCTTCAACCCTTTATTAA
- a CDS encoding AmiS/UreI family transporter: MGVTTYYYTAISGLLFGYTYLSYGVNRIKQWDNKNLGYFSIFVTFNSIFFAVWILMGNGGNYWDVFNWIMWGYLWATNYFSHNLGRKYGDWLYYLTIFAGVVTCWIPALLILTGNWPSTL, encoded by the coding sequence TTGGGGGTCACTACATATTATTATACAGCGATTTCAGGTCTTTTATTTGGCTACACCTACTTATCCTATGGTGTTAATCGGATAAAACAGTGGGATAACAAAAATCTGGGTTACTTTTCCATATTTGTTACCTTTAACTCGATTTTCTTTGCTGTCTGGATTCTAATGGGGAATGGCGGTAATTATTGGGATGTCTTTAACTGGATCATGTGGGGTTATCTATGGGCAACTAACTATTTTAGTCACAATCTAGGTCGTAAATACGGCGATTGGTTATATTATTTGACAATTTTTGCCGGGGTGGTGACTTGCTGGATTCCAGCCTTGCTCATTCTCACCGGAAACTGGCCAAGTACTTTATAA
- a CDS encoding TetR/AcrR family transcriptional regulator C-terminal domain-containing protein, whose amino-acid sequence MKIKNRITNAFSHLMVEKGFDHIVVEDILKEAGVARSTFYRRFHDKYDVMNYYFVRELAENSSPYEKSLEFYARSVAEYYYIVAKDPLYYQEAFKTVGQNSFSHFIFDNFYQWLIKMKQAASGSDYVSTEDLYAFSFASAGCLEMISRWVKEEMRIPMIEITQWELRNAPGAVLEMFQDSDLASRQYITKEKIQKILNDVQLEVSERPDYFKSK is encoded by the coding sequence ATGAAAATTAAGAATCGAATTACTAATGCTTTTAGTCATTTAATGGTTGAGAAGGGGTTTGATCATATTGTTGTTGAAGATATATTAAAGGAAGCCGGCGTTGCCCGGTCGACTTTTTACCGCCGCTTTCATGATAAGTATGATGTGATGAATTATTATTTTGTCAGAGAATTAGCAGAGAACAGTTCACCCTATGAAAAGAGTTTAGAATTCTATGCCAGGTCAGTGGCTGAATATTATTATATTGTGGCTAAGGATCCGCTTTATTACCAGGAAGCCTTTAAAACAGTAGGACAAAATTCCTTTTCACATTTCATTTTTGATAATTTTTATCAATGGCTAATTAAAATGAAACAAGCAGCCAGTGGCAGTGACTATGTGTCTACTGAAGATCTCTATGCTTTTTCCTTTGCTTCAGCGGGATGTTTGGAGATGATCAGTCGTTGGGTAAAGGAAGAGATGCGGATTCCAATGATCGAGATTACTCAATGGGAACTCAGGAATGCGCCTGGGGCGGTTCTAGAAATGTTTCAAGATTCAGACCTAGCCAGTCGTCAATATATTACTAAGGAAAAGATTCAAAAGATTTTAAACGATGTTCAGCTAGAAGTCTCTGAACGACCGGACTACTTCAAAAGCAAGTAA
- a CDS encoding alpha-amylase: MNGTMMQYFEWELPDDGKHWQRLASDASHLAKKGFSHVWMPPACKGTGRNDVGYGIYDLYDLGEFDQKGSLRTKYGSKVDYLAAIQALKDQQISPLADVVLNHKAGADQTESFQAYEVDPNNRQRKISQAHEIEGWTKFTFPGRKGKYSDFTWNWTHFSGVDYDQTKDQKGIFMIKGLNKGWSNNEDVDDENGNYDYLMYADIDYDNPEVRAEVLDWALWFIKETGVSGFRLDALKHIDDDFIDRLCDKILNEFPNFYFIGEYWKGDYQSLENYLKETELNIDLFDVKLHQNFYAASTSWDHFDMSTILEDTLLKNNPTLAISFVDNHDSQPGQSLESWVEDWFKPIAYALILLHENGLPCVFYGDYYGIQGDQPISNKRAMLDTLLDLRRDKAYGKQNNYFDHPNCVGFTRQGDQDHPSGLAVLMSNGEGGYKEMNVGEEHAQEQWGLVFSSKDMDQSVVTISEKGLACFTCPAGGVAVWSKYEEDEASE, from the coding sequence ATGAACGGAACCATGATGCAGTATTTTGAATGGGAGCTTCCTGATGATGGGAAACATTGGCAGCGTCTAGCTAGTGATGCTAGTCATTTGGCAAAAAAAGGCTTTAGTCATGTGTGGATGCCACCAGCATGTAAGGGAACTGGAAGGAATGATGTAGGTTATGGCATCTATGACTTATATGATCTGGGAGAGTTTGATCAGAAAGGAAGCTTGCGGACGAAATACGGTAGTAAAGTGGATTATTTAGCTGCCATTCAAGCCTTGAAAGACCAACAAATTAGCCCCTTAGCTGATGTGGTTTTAAATCATAAAGCTGGCGCTGATCAAACAGAAAGCTTCCAAGCCTATGAAGTAGATCCTAACAATCGACAAAGAAAAATCAGTCAGGCTCATGAAATTGAGGGCTGGACCAAGTTTACCTTCCCGGGGCGAAAGGGAAAATACAGCGATTTTACCTGGAATTGGACCCACTTTTCGGGAGTTGATTATGACCAAACTAAGGATCAAAAGGGCATATTTATGATTAAGGGCCTTAACAAAGGTTGGTCAAATAATGAAGATGTCGATGATGAGAATGGTAATTATGACTATTTAATGTATGCAGATATTGATTATGATAATCCTGAAGTGAGAGCAGAAGTTCTAGACTGGGCCTTATGGTTTATCAAGGAAACTGGGGTTAGCGGCTTTCGTTTGGATGCCTTAAAGCATATTGATGATGATTTTATTGACAGGCTTTGCGACAAAATACTTAATGAATTTCCTAATTTCTACTTTATTGGCGAGTATTGGAAGGGTGATTATCAAAGTTTAGAAAATTATTTAAAGGAAACGGAACTCAATATCGATCTCTTCGATGTTAAGCTCCATCAGAACTTTTATGCAGCATCAACTTCTTGGGATCACTTTGATATGTCTACTATTTTGGAAGATACATTATTGAAAAATAACCCGACCTTGGCCATCTCTTTCGTTGATAACCACGATTCCCAACCGGGACAGTCCCTTGAATCTTGGGTGGAAGATTGGTTTAAGCCTATAGCCTACGCCCTCATTCTCCTACATGAGAATGGCTTACCCTGTGTTTTCTATGGCGATTATTACGGTATTCAAGGAGACCAGCCTATCTCAAATAAGCGAGCCATGTTAGATACCTTGTTAGACTTACGTCGGGATAAAGCCTATGGCAAACAAAATAACTATTTTGACCATCCCAATTGTGTTGGCTTTACCAGGCAGGGAGACCAAGACCATCCTAGTGGTTTGGCTGTATTAATGTCTAACGGGGAGGGCGGCTATAAGGAGATGAATGTAGGGGAAGAACATGCCCAGGAGCAGTGGGGACTCGTCTTTTCATCAAAGGATATGGATCAGTCTGTAGTTACTATTTCTGAAAAGGGCCTGGCTTGTTTTACCTGTCCAGCCGGAGGAGTTGCTGTTTGGAGCAAATATGAAGAAGACGAAGCTAGCGAATGA
- a CDS encoding ribonuclease HI family protein — protein sequence MIRITIDASVDVETGHAGIGCVWLENGEQYQLKYSLTERMDNHLAEFYALHYALNALLKKGREAEWILCQSDSRIVVDSVNKQYHKRDPYKTLLKVCLKQIDKFANFTLVWVPESQTKGADRLARQAMRQSRGQK from the coding sequence ATGATCCGCATAACCATTGATGCATCCGTTGATGTAGAAACGGGACATGCAGGTATAGGTTGCGTATGGCTCGAAAATGGTGAGCAATACCAATTAAAATATAGCTTGACGGAGAGAATGGATAATCATTTGGCTGAGTTTTACGCCTTACACTATGCCTTAAATGCTCTGCTCAAGAAGGGGAGAGAGGCGGAGTGGATTCTTTGCCAAAGTGATAGCCGTATTGTAGTGGATTCGGTGAATAAACAATATCACAAACGTGATCCCTACAAGACTTTGTTAAAAGTTTGCTTAAAGCAAATAGATAAATTTGCAAATTTTACTTTAGTCTGGGTCCCTGAAAGCCAAACCAAGGGAGCCGACCGCTTGGCTCGACAAGCCATGCGCCAGTCTAGAGGCCAAAAATAG
- a CDS encoding AmiS/UreI family transporter, whose product MSGITLMFSGIVLISNGLNYLDKVEDNSNALINIFTGLLYIFLNVMICVHGIFAEKDSTYYGDPNKLDFIYSELAFGQLFFVAYSSCLFLADTFTQKFKLVKRKSVAALDKFKVYV is encoded by the coding sequence ATGTCAGGGATAACATTAATGTTTTCTGGAATTGTTCTAATTTCCAATGGGTTAAACTACCTTGATAAGGTTGAAGATAATTCCAACGCACTGATTAATATTTTTACTGGGCTCTTGTATATCTTTCTAAATGTCATGATATGTGTCCATGGAATTTTTGCTGAAAAAGACTCAACCTATTATGGTGACCCCAATAAGTTGGACTTTATATATAGTGAGTTGGCCTTTGGCCAGCTCTTTTTTGTTGCTTACAGTTCTTGCTTATTTCTTGCCGACACATTTACTCAGAAATTTAAACTTGTCAAGAGGAAGAGCGTAGCGGCTCTTGATAAGTTTAAAGTTTATGTGTAA